The Camelus bactrianus isolate YW-2024 breed Bactrian camel chromosome 12, ASM4877302v1, whole genome shotgun sequence genome includes a window with the following:
- the PDGFB gene encoding platelet-derived growth factor subunit B has protein sequence MNRCWALFLSLCCYLRLVSAEGDPIPEELYEMLSDHSIRSFDDLQRLLHGDSVDEDGAELDLNLTRSHSGGELESLSRGRRSLGFPTVAEPAVIAECKTRTEVFEISRRLIDRTNANFLVWPPCVEVQRCSGCCNNRNVQCRPTQVQLRPVQVRKIEIVRKKPTFKKATVTLEDHLACKCETVVARPVTRSPGSSQEQRAKTPQTRVTIRTVRVRRPPKGKHRKFKHAHDKKALKETLGA, from the exons ATGAATCGCTGCTGGGCGCTCTTCCTGTCTCTTTGCTGCTACCTGCGTCTGGTCAGCGCCGAG GGGGACCCCATTCCCGAGGAGCTCTACGAGATGCTGAGTGACCACTCGATCCGCTCCTTTGATGACCTCCAGCGCCTGCTGCATGGAGACTCCGTAG ATGAAGACGGGGCTGAATTGGACCTGAATTTGACCCGGTCCCATTCTGGAGGCGAGCTGGAGAGCTTATCCCGAGGGAGAAGGAGCCTAG GTTTCCCGACAGTCGCTGAGCCAGCCGTGATCGCTGAGTGCAAGACACGTACTGAGGTGTTCGAGATCTCCCGGCGCCTCATAGACCGCACCAACGCCAACTTCCTGGTGTGGCCACCCTGCGTGGAGGTGCAGCGCTGCTCCGGCTGCTGCAACAACCGCAACGTGCAGTGTCGCCCCACCCAGGTGCAGCTGCGGCCCGTCCAG GTGAGAAAGATCGAGATCGTGCGGAAGAAGCCAACCTTTAAGAAGGCCACAGTGACCTTGGAGGACCACCTGGCGTGCAAGTGTGAGACGGTGGTGGCACGACCTGTGACCCGAAGCCCGGGAAGTTCCCAGGAGCAGCGAG CCAAGACACCCCAAACTCGGGTGACCATTCGGACGGTGCGAGTCCGCCGGCCCCCTAAGGGGAAGCACCGGAAGTTCAAGCACGCACATGACAAGAAGGCACTGAAGGAGACCCTCGGAGCCTAG